A region of the Styela clava chromosome 1, kaStyClav1.hap1.2, whole genome shotgun sequence genome:
AATTCGAAATTTTATTATACTGGCTCAGCAATAAACTGTCGTTTATATTCTCCCTCACAAAAAATCTATGATATTTCAATACGACTATACTTGATACTAGTAGTTGGCGATTTCATCTTTTAAACCTACGCGCGATAATTTAATTACATCTGTTTTTAATTCCCACAATAGTTTATGTAGCTTGCTTAATCAGTTAATCTATCGTAAATTGGACGTTAGCCAAACACAAATTTCCTACTTTGGGGAGTTGTTCTGTGGCCGCTCAATAGTCACCTCATATACtctatttttggacacgaaatgtacatacgaatcgttttgttattatgttgggGTTCTTCGTAATCATTCTTTTTTCTTGTTCTTGGAAAAAAAACGATTTTCACGTAAACTACCAGAccaatttggaatttttagttaaaGATTGTATTCTTCGATAGAGGGGCATTGCttttatgtatttcaaaatttctgtgggctctttCTTTATTTTTGCGTGCGGTGACGTGAGCAAAATTACGCATCTTGTTCCGGTCCCTTGCTCGCAGTCAGACAAGGTCGTGAAGTCTACTTTGTTAGATTGCATACCCGGGCTTTTTGGGTTTCGTGTtcctatatttgagcatcgctgtcttttttttcattacaaGTGACCAACATAACGTTTTCTAGAAATCTGAATATTGTTGGTAATTTTTAAAGGATATTTTTAGAACCTGTATTGTTAAATGCTTTTCTTTTCCTCTGTATATACTTTAAAGATAAGTGGGTGGTAAAACAGCGCCCCAGTGACCTGAGCCGAATGCCAGGGCTCCGATCAAATCAGGCATCGGGCCCTGGATAAGCTCTCACAGACGTGGTTCCACCgcaaattatattaatattgtattttagGTTTCTTGGGACACTGAAGAACAATATCTGACAGATGTTGGGTGGGGTGGAAAATCATTTGTTCTCCCGTTGAATTTAAAAGTAGGAATTGAACAATCTCAACCGAACGGAATTTATCGCCTTAGTGAGAATCAAGATATGTATATTGTGGAGAAGAAGAAACAAACATGTTTGGAAAGTGAAGGTGAGTTCAGTTCACAGTCTAAATCGAATTCCGGATTATTGCGAGGGATCATTGGACAATTTTGTTCGTAAAATGAAACTCTACATTTGAAAGTATCACGATGTTAACATTCgtatatatcatttttaatcGTGCGTTTTTCATGTTTGCGTATCATTTTCAAAATGGTCGTGAATATTAAGCAGTTTACGGATATCTTACAATtgataaacgagaatatcggttggaaaccgaagacttatcgatcgatagttagggaatcccccaaaacagaaactgcagtttcgattcatccgctcttgtaacttgcgcactgcgcatcgcacacacacactcggcgggtctcaaaattctctcgctttacaaaaatctagatcactatatcaataattgattgataactcgctaattatacgacataattcgcccaaaatcaataggtttctggtccgagataagatgaatgcacatgcaaaatttggagcagattcaacctcgcattcgcgagatatcgcgttcatctaacagacacacagacatacatacagacaaatacctatcaatatacttaccgatcttaagatcgataagtaacaatgtaTAGGTGGACTTTTTTCTGTTGTGTAGATGAACAACTTTACGTCAACAGCAAAGCCAAAAAAGATTGCGTAAAACTTGATGAAATTCGCCTCAAATATATTCCCTGGAACATCCAATTGGGTGTGGGAAAAGCTCCGTGTACCTTTGAAGACTGTAAAATTGGGCACGACTATGCTCAAGATGAAGATGAATTCTTGATATCAAATCCAATCGTGAGCTGTCAAAACGTGGAGAGAAgaaaattttttgtgaaaaatttatattacgaAAAGAAATATATCGACCCCGTAACACTGAAATTAGAGAGATTTCAGAAGTGCTCCATGGAAGAAATGTACGACATTCTGAAAAaagaatttggaattattttgaattttaaactCAGTATACCATTTATTGAATAGGttgtactttggtaagtactttGTGTTATTGATTTGTcttaaatattaaattacatTTACATAACAATTTCTTgcatttcattattatttgaattcacAGAAACATATTTAAGACTGAAACTCAAAGACTTACTGAGCCTTGGCCAAAAAGCTGTTTGATGCAATAATAGCTACCATGATCAAACATGCCATGAACCACCACGCAGTTAATTTTTTGTAGATAAAACCAGCACATCATCCAGGTTGACAAATATATAACATTTTAACATGAATcaagatgtttaaaaaaatatatttttgtgctGCTGTGCAACAACTAGCTCCTGTAACATTCCACCACGTTCTCCCATAAATATATAACGTCTAAATAAGACggtgtttttactaaaaaataaaaaaaataatgcaataTTTAATGTAATTCAATTATAAGTCACTTTTTAACGGGCTTATACCAATTACTGATGGAGGTTCAAAGGTCGCATTGGAGCTCTTCAAGTGTCGCAAGTTGTTTCTCATTTGTGGGCTAATTGCATCTCATTAGAAGTATCACAGCGTAAAATTTGGCAGCATCTATTTTGCTTAAGTTAGGCCAGGCCACAATTACAAAACTCACTGAAGGCGAATAAGCGCACGTTTCTCATTTTTAAGGTCATATCTGGTAAAATAAATGCtatttaaaaatgtatattttcatcttgtgaagaagaaaaattctaaattttgtgATACTGGCTCAGCAATAAACTTTGGCGTTTATGTTCTTCTTCATAAAATATCTAGGACATTCCAATACGACTACACTTGATACTACTAGTGGTTGGCAATTTCTTTTTTTTGACAGACAcgtaataatttaattacatCTGTTTTTAATTCCCACAATAGTTTTTGTAGCTTGCTCAATCAGTTAATCTATCGTAATTTGGACGTTAgcccaaaaaaaatttcctacTTTGGGGAGTTGTTCGGTGGCCGCCCAATAGTCACCTCATAATACTCTatttttggacacaaaatgtacatatggatcgttttgtcattATGTTGTTGCTCTTCTTAATCATTCATTTTTCTTGTTCTTGGAAAAAAAATCGATATTCACATAAACTACCAGACCTATTGCTTTCATGTAATTTTTAGTTAAAGATTGTATTCTTCGCTAGAAGGATAATTGCTTTCATGTATTTCGAAATTTCTGTGGCctctttttacatttttttttgcgtACGATAATGTCAGCAAAATTACgaaccttgtggcggttccgcgttcgcaGTCAGTCAAGATCGTGAATGttagattgtattttttaaacGCGTTCCTTTCCCCTGTATATACTTTAAAGACGAGTGGGTAAAACAGCGCCCCAGTAACCTGACAAGCATCTGCCCGTTTTTAGCCGAATGCCAGGGCTTCGATCAAATCAGGCATCGGCTCCTGGATAAGCTCCCAAAGACGCGAGTCATATTAACACTGTAATTAAGGTTTCTTGGAACACTGAAGAAAAATATCTGACAGATGTAGGATGGAGTGGATCATCATTTGTTCTTCCGTTAGTTTTAAAAGTAGGAATTGAACAATCTCATCCAAACGGAATTTATCGCCTGAGTGAGATGTATATTGTGGAGAAGAAGAAACAAACATGTTTGAAAAGTGAATGTTAGCTCAGTTCACAGTCTAAATCGAATTTCAGATTAGTGCGAGGGATCTTCGGACAATTTTGTTTGTGAAATCTAACTCTACATTTAAAAGTATCACGAAGTTAACATTCGTATGAACGAATATACTCGTATATCATTTTTAATCGTGAGTTTTTAATGTTGGCGTATCATTTAAAATGGCCGTAAATATTTAGCAGTTAGCACCGGCCGGAGAAGAGAGCAATTTGAATTTCTCCTGAAAAATAACGCAATATTTGATGTAATTCAATTAATTAATCACTTTTTATCTGGTTTATAACAATTACTTTTGAATGTTCGAGGGTCGCATTGGAGCCGCATGTTTGACATTCTCATTTTGCTACCTAAATTTTTTCCTGCGTGGAATGGGTTTGAAATGaccaaataaggaaaatttccCGTAGAAGTTCCCTTTTTCATAGTAAAATTGCTATATTGCGTAGAATGCAACACTTACAACGTGGACAAAATATTATGTTATCTAACTCATTATTTTAACAATACAATGTACGATATATAAGCTAATACACGAA
Encoded here:
- the LOC144427426 gene encoding arylamine N-acetyltransferase, pineal gland isozyme NAT-10-like; protein product: MRCVIVTILSFINKNHQEIDISLFTSMNVEKYFERLNLRNSARQPSLELLKDICMGSVSNIPYENLDMFGGERKIWDLPTIYQNIVEKKRGGFCYELNGLLQWALKLLGYKVELLMGYMYDSKNNLLKTVSDHLVLMVSWDTEEQYLTDVGWGGKSFVLPLNLKVGIEQSQPNGIYRLSENQDMYIVEKKKQTCLESEDEQLYVNSKAKKDCVKLDEIRLKYIPWNIQLGVGKAPCTFEDCKIGHDYAQDEDEFLISNPIVSCQNVERRKFFVKNLYYEKKYIDPVTLKLERFQKCSMEEMYDILKKEFGIILNFKLSIPFIE